In a genomic window of Numenius arquata chromosome 5, bNumArq3.hap1.1, whole genome shotgun sequence:
- the LOC141464513 gene encoding interleukin-8-like, whose protein sequence is MHGKLVAALALLLVSAALSQGKALARMGTELRCQCIATHSRFIPPKSIQDVKLTQSGPHCKNVEVIATLKDSREVCLEPTAPWVQMIVKAILAKAQLNSDSPL, encoded by the exons ATGCACGGCAAACTCGTGGCTGCCCTGGCTCTTCTCCTCGTCTCCGCGGCGCTGTCTCAAGGCAA GGCCCTGGCCAGGATGGGGACCGAGCTCCGGTGCCAGTGCATCGCCACGCATTCCAGGTTCATCCCTCCCAAATCCATCCAGGACGTGAAGCTGACCCAGAGCGGCCCCCACTGCAAGAACGTTGAAGTCAT AGCTACTCTGAAGGACAGCAGAGAGGTGTGCCTGGAGCCCACTGCTCCCTGGGTACAGATGATCGTGAAGGCAATTTTGGCCAA GGCTCAGCTCAACTCCGATTCCCCACTCTAA